In Afipia sp. GAS231, a single window of DNA contains:
- a CDS encoding DMT family transporter yields MAVAMAGFTMNDSITKLMSSQMNFGEVMLVRGLFAIVLIGALAVHQRAIRPLQTLFVKPVALRIVGEVCGTVSFLAAISHLPLANTSAIMQSLPLAITLGAALTLREPVGWRRWSAIVAGFIGVLIIVRPGVAGFNQFTLLALVSVLFCSLRDLATKRIPSHIPSLFITLLTTITVTTAGAVILIPLGGWTQPSAHAVGLLALAAVLVLIGYQCVIMALRSGDISAIAPFRYTALLWALLLGYLVFGDVPDTMMVTGASIIVASGLYAFYRERIRHREVAASASGLPPDGL; encoded by the coding sequence ATGGCCGTTGCCATGGCCGGCTTCACGATGAACGACTCCATCACCAAGCTGATGTCGTCGCAGATGAACTTCGGCGAGGTGATGCTGGTGCGCGGCCTGTTCGCGATCGTGCTGATCGGCGCGCTCGCGGTCCATCAGCGCGCGATACGTCCGCTGCAGACGCTGTTCGTCAAACCGGTCGCGTTGCGCATCGTCGGTGAGGTCTGCGGCACCGTGTCGTTCCTGGCGGCGATCTCGCATTTGCCGCTCGCCAATACTTCCGCCATCATGCAGTCGTTGCCGCTGGCGATTACGCTCGGTGCTGCGCTGACGCTTCGCGAGCCGGTCGGCTGGCGGCGCTGGTCGGCGATCGTGGCCGGCTTCATCGGCGTGCTCATCATCGTCCGGCCGGGCGTCGCCGGCTTCAACCAGTTCACGCTGCTGGCGCTGGTGTCGGTGCTGTTCTGCAGCCTGCGCGATCTCGCCACCAAGCGAATTCCTTCGCACATCCCCTCGCTGTTCATCACGCTGTTGACGACCATCACGGTGACGACGGCGGGCGCCGTCATTCTCATTCCGCTCGGCGGCTGGACGCAGCCCTCGGCGCACGCGGTCGGTTTGCTGGCACTCGCCGCGGTGCTGGTGCTGATCGGCTATCAATGCGTCATCATGGCGCTGCGATCCGGCGATATCTCCGCGATCGCGCCGTTTCGCTACACCGCGCTGCTATGGGCCTTGCTGCTTGGCTATCTCGTGTTCGGCGACGTGCCCGACACCATGATGGTAACGGGCGCCTCGATCATCGTCGCCTCCGGCCTCTACGCCTTCTACCGCGAACGCATCCGCCACCGCGAAGTGGCGGCGAGTGCCTCCGGCCTGCCGCCCGACGGGTTGTGA
- a CDS encoding GFA family protein, with product MSKAYTGGCTCGAIRYSISSEPVFMNHCQCRDCQRNSGAGHGSFLTFAGRGDVKLSGDAKQRDIVADSGNVKTSGFCPTCGAPVCLTFAAMPDLFTVTAASLDDPARFRPQAVTYAVRGHTWDHLDPAVPKFDKMPPAG from the coding sequence ATGAGTAAAGCCTATACCGGCGGCTGCACCTGCGGCGCGATCCGCTATTCCATTTCTTCCGAACCTGTTTTCATGAATCACTGTCAGTGCCGCGACTGCCAGCGCAACAGCGGCGCCGGGCACGGATCCTTTCTGACCTTCGCCGGGCGCGGCGACGTCAAACTCAGCGGAGACGCCAAACAGCGGGACATCGTCGCCGACAGCGGCAACGTCAAGACATCAGGCTTCTGCCCGACCTGCGGCGCGCCGGTCTGCCTGACGTTTGCGGCGATGCCCGACCTTTTCACCGTGACGGCCGCAAGCCTCGATGATCCCGCCCGTTTCCGGCCGCAGGCGGTGACGTACGCCGTGCGTGGCCACACCTGGGATCATCTCGATCCAGCCGTGCCGAAGTTCGACAAGATGCCGCCGGCGGGGTGA
- a CDS encoding TetR/AcrR family transcriptional regulator gives MPSDQTRSAILAAAERLYADRGFGDVTLRDIVAEANVNLAAVNYHFGSKDELIAELFVTRSLATNRERLNELKAAEENGGGRAPIEQIFRALVGPTLRGCLGPSSEGSTAARFMIRASIESVPPIRRIKNREVDHLRKFIAAMRRAMPGRDDVDLYWGLNFALAMSHHTIREKERLTKLSEGQCDLNDVQGIIDRVVSVSVMALAGSETPAKKTPGKVAAR, from the coding sequence ATGCCGAGCGATCAGACCCGATCCGCGATCCTCGCCGCCGCCGAACGGCTTTACGCCGACCGCGGCTTCGGCGACGTGACGCTGCGCGACATCGTTGCCGAGGCCAACGTCAACCTCGCGGCGGTGAATTATCATTTCGGCTCCAAGGACGAACTGATCGCCGAACTGTTCGTCACCCGCAGCCTTGCCACCAACCGCGAGCGCCTCAACGAGTTGAAGGCCGCCGAGGAGAACGGCGGCGGCCGCGCGCCGATCGAGCAGATCTTCCGCGCGCTGGTGGGGCCAACTCTACGCGGCTGCCTCGGCCCCAGCAGCGAAGGCTCGACCGCTGCGCGGTTCATGATCCGCGCCTCGATCGAATCGGTGCCGCCGATCCGCCGCATCAAGAACCGCGAGGTCGACCACTTGCGAAAATTCATCGCCGCGATGCGTCGCGCGATGCCCGGCCGTGACGACGTCGATCTTTACTGGGGCCTGAATTTCGCGCTGGCGATGTCGCACCACACCATCCGCGAGAAGGAGCGGCTGACCAAGCTGTCGGAGGGGCAATGCGACCTCAACGACGTCCAGGGGATTATCGACCGCGTGGTTTCGGTTTCGGTGATGGCGCTGGCGGGAAGCGAGACACCGGCGAAGAAGACGCCAGGCAAGGTGGCGGCGCGGTAA
- a CDS encoding DUF899 domain-containing protein, which translates to MKLNVVSANEWEAARQELLVKEKALTRARDAMAAERRRMPWMDVEKNYVFEGPQGKASLRDLFEGRRQLIVYRAFFEPGVHGWPEQACRGCSMVADQVAHLAHLNARDTTLVFVSRAPQADIISLKARMGWEMPWYTVTDSFDADFGVGEWHGTNAFIRDGDRVFRTYFIKSRGDEALGSTWSYLDMTALGRQEAWEESPAGYPQTPPYKWWNWHDSYVPGAAPDQRWVEVSDAGEVAMRKQAS; encoded by the coding sequence ATGAAGTTGAACGTCGTATCTGCCAACGAATGGGAAGCTGCACGCCAGGAACTGCTGGTGAAGGAAAAGGCGCTCACGCGCGCCCGCGACGCCATGGCCGCCGAGCGCCGGCGGATGCCGTGGATGGACGTGGAAAAGAACTACGTGTTCGAGGGTCCGCAGGGCAAAGCGAGCCTGCGGGATCTGTTCGAAGGCCGCCGCCAGTTGATCGTCTATCGCGCCTTCTTCGAGCCCGGCGTGCACGGCTGGCCCGAGCAGGCCTGCCGCGGCTGCTCCATGGTCGCCGACCAGGTCGCCCACCTCGCGCATCTGAACGCGCGCGACACCACGCTGGTATTTGTCTCGCGCGCGCCGCAGGCCGACATCATCAGCCTCAAGGCGCGGATGGGCTGGGAGATGCCGTGGTACACCGTCACCGACAGTTTTGATGCCGACTTCGGCGTCGGCGAGTGGCACGGCACCAACGCGTTCATCCGCGACGGCGACCGTGTCTTCCGCACCTATTTCATCAAGAGCCGCGGCGACGAAGCGCTGGGAAGCACCTGGAGCTATCTCGACATGACCGCGCTCGGCCGCCAGGAGGCGTGGGAAGAATCGCCCGCGGGTTATCCGCAGACTCCTCCGTACAAATGGTGGAATTGGCACGACAGCTACGTCCCCGGTGCTGCGCCCGACCAGCGCTGGGTCGAAGTCTCCGATGCCGGCGAAGTCGCCATGCGGAAACAGGCGAGCTGA
- a CDS encoding phosphotransferase family protein yields the protein MADGVRKDEEFSGTKEVEERHRIDETHLDAWMKENVEGYQGPPTVLQFKGGQSNPTYKIETPGRSYVMRRKPFGKLLPSAHAVDREFRVIAALGKQGFPVAKAYALCTDDGVIGSAFYIMSMEEGRVFWDPSLPSQTPEHRRKIFTSKIETLAKLHVYDPEKIGLGDFGKPGNYFARQVDRWTKQYRASETQHIPEFEKLAEWLPKTVPAQARASVVHGDYRLDNMIFHATEPRVQAVLDWELSTLGDPMADFTYLLMQWTMPGLANVDIKALGIPSLEEAAQIYCNVTGSAVPDLNWYFAYNLFRLAGITQGIAGRVRDGTAANAKALESAARTVPLSKASWEYAQKAGAT from the coding sequence GTGGCCGACGGCGTCAGGAAAGACGAAGAGTTTTCAGGCACCAAGGAAGTCGAGGAGCGTCATCGCATCGATGAAACGCACCTCGACGCCTGGATGAAGGAAAATGTCGAAGGCTATCAGGGGCCGCCGACCGTCCTGCAGTTCAAGGGCGGCCAGTCCAACCCGACCTACAAGATCGAAACGCCCGGCCGGTCCTACGTGATGCGCCGCAAGCCGTTCGGCAAACTGCTGCCGTCGGCGCACGCGGTCGACCGCGAGTTCCGCGTCATCGCAGCGCTGGGCAAGCAGGGTTTTCCGGTCGCGAAAGCCTATGCGCTGTGCACCGACGACGGCGTGATCGGTTCAGCGTTCTACATCATGTCGATGGAAGAGGGCCGGGTGTTCTGGGATCCGTCGCTGCCGAGCCAGACGCCGGAACACCGCCGCAAGATTTTTACCAGCAAGATCGAGACGCTGGCCAAACTCCACGTCTACGATCCCGAGAAAATCGGGCTCGGCGATTTCGGCAAGCCCGGCAATTATTTCGCGCGCCAGGTCGATCGCTGGACCAAGCAGTATCGCGCCTCCGAAACCCAGCACATTCCGGAATTCGAAAAACTCGCGGAGTGGCTGCCGAAGACCGTGCCGGCGCAGGCGCGCGCCTCGGTGGTCCACGGCGACTACCGGCTCGACAACATGATTTTCCACGCCACGGAACCGCGCGTGCAGGCGGTGCTGGACTGGGAATTGTCGACGCTGGGCGATCCCATGGCCGACTTCACCTATCTCTTGATGCAGTGGACCATGCCGGGTCTCGCCAATGTCGATATCAAGGCGCTCGGCATCCCAAGCCTGGAAGAGGCCGCCCAGATCTACTGCAACGTCACCGGCAGCGCCGTGCCCGACCTGAACTGGTACTTTGCCTATAACCTGTTCCGTCTCGCCGGCATCACCCAGGGCATTGCGGGCCGCGTTCGCGATGGCACCGCGGCCAACGCCAAGGCGCTGGAGTCGGCGGCGCGCACCGTGCCGCTGTCGAAGGCGTCATGGGAATACGCCCAAAAAGCCGGCGCGACCTGA
- a CDS encoding VOC family protein, with product MSDLKKTARIDMKLEIVVIPVSDVDRAKAFYQKLGWRLDADFASADGWRVIQFTPPGSNASVIFGNNVTSAAPGSARGLYLIVSDIEAARAALVARGVDVSEVFHGAGEVHAGTDEPYISGRVRVRGADPEHGSYRSFASFSDPDGNGWLLQEITARLAGRVEADTNFGSPTDLAAALRRAAAAHGEHEKRTGGAHDTNWPDWYADYIVKEQAGEALPQ from the coding sequence ATGAGTGATCTCAAGAAGACGGCGAGGATCGATATGAAACTCGAGATCGTCGTCATCCCCGTCTCCGACGTCGATCGCGCCAAGGCGTTCTACCAAAAACTCGGCTGGCGGCTGGATGCCGACTTTGCTTCCGCTGACGGCTGGCGCGTGATTCAGTTCACGCCACCGGGCTCCAATGCCTCCGTCATCTTCGGCAACAACGTCACGTCGGCGGCGCCCGGCTCGGCGCGGGGCCTTTACCTGATCGTGTCCGATATCGAGGCCGCCCGCGCTGCACTGGTTGCGCGCGGGGTCGATGTGAGCGAGGTGTTTCATGGCGCCGGCGAGGTGCACGCCGGCACCGACGAGCCCTATATTTCCGGGCGGGTTCGGGTCCGCGGCGCCGATCCGGAACACGGCAGCTACCGTTCGTTCGCCTCGTTCAGCGATCCCGACGGCAATGGCTGGCTGTTGCAGGAAATCACGGCGCGATTGGCCGGCCGCGTTGAGGCGGACACGAATTTTGGTTCGCCGACCGATCTTGCCGCTGCGCTCCGCCGTGCCGCCGCCGCGCATGGCGAACACGAGAAGCGCACTGGTGGCGCGCACGACACGAACTGGCCGGACTGGTACGCCGACTATATCGTCAAGGAGCAGGCCGGCGAGGCACTGCCGCAGTGA
- a CDS encoding lytic transglycosylase domain-containing protein, with protein MKPCFRSLSCLFAVTALALLSTEAAARTDATQPPGRKTHEAKKTPEPKEARPQRSAAVEKRRHAKHADAERKSKRSKDEPARKEPTLTGDLALVKEAIDLARKAKTDEATATRDRIADPAAQKLVEWFILRHSETTAGFSRYAAFIAANPEWPSAALLRRRAEARLWQERSDAARVRGFTGDQPISARGKLALARILLGEGDRDRARRLVRDAWRSEELSDRVEAEALEMFRDLLTNEDHRARMDRRIGAKDSAGAMRAAKLLGGDAPAIVKACAAVRGKSDKALDMLDAVATEARGDLGYTLCRIQWMLAQNKIDDAARVMLAAAPDTMAQQDTDQWWRERRSLARKLMDQGKFLTAYQVIRPAAAPDNEYYRADVHFMCGWIALRYLDEPATAREHFAHIDEGAANPIVLARANYWRGRAAEALGDTDAMKAGYETAARYPTAYYGQLARARLGRDQIELRAPSPTLASADGAALVDERVRAAEMLYEIGERDVVLYFVADLGEQSADVAVLEALGELTGRRNDARAMLQVGKPALGRGLALDHYAFPIIGIPQHTQIAPAIERSVIYSVARTESAFDQRDRSSANAVGLMQITPEAGRDTAKRFKVSYDWDRMVSDPVYNTQMGAGELSALLSEYKGNHIMTFAGYNAGRGRVREWLAAFGDPRDPKVDPVDWVERIPLSETRNYVQRVMENLPVYRVRFGGETAVAAKSEQRVVTQETNAAPTAPPDAR; from the coding sequence ATGAAGCCTTGCTTCCGTTCGCTGTCCTGTCTCTTCGCTGTCACCGCGCTGGCCCTCCTATCGACGGAGGCGGCGGCGCGAACCGATGCCACGCAGCCGCCCGGCAGGAAGACGCACGAGGCGAAGAAGACACCAGAACCCAAGGAGGCTCGCCCTCAACGCAGCGCTGCTGTCGAAAAACGCCGGCACGCGAAGCATGCCGATGCCGAACGCAAATCGAAGCGATCGAAAGATGAGCCTGCCCGCAAAGAGCCGACGCTGACCGGCGACCTGGCGCTGGTCAAGGAAGCGATCGATCTCGCGCGCAAGGCCAAAACCGACGAGGCGACCGCCACGCGGGACAGGATCGCGGACCCGGCGGCGCAGAAACTCGTCGAATGGTTCATCCTGCGCCACTCGGAGACCACGGCGGGTTTCAGCCGCTATGCCGCGTTCATCGCCGCCAACCCGGAATGGCCGAGTGCGGCATTGCTGCGGCGACGGGCTGAGGCCCGCCTGTGGCAGGAACGCAGCGACGCCGCCAGGGTTCGCGGCTTCACGGGCGACCAGCCGATCAGCGCCCGGGGCAAACTGGCGCTCGCACGCATCCTGCTTGGCGAGGGCGATCGCGATCGTGCGCGCCGGCTGGTGCGCGATGCGTGGCGGTCGGAGGAATTATCCGATCGCGTTGAGGCCGAGGCGCTGGAAATGTTCCGCGACCTCCTCACCAATGAAGACCACCGGGCGCGCATGGACAGGCGGATCGGCGCCAAGGACAGCGCGGGCGCCATGCGCGCCGCCAAGCTGCTCGGCGGCGACGCACCCGCGATCGTGAAGGCCTGCGCCGCGGTCCGGGGCAAGTCGGACAAGGCGCTGGATATGCTCGACGCCGTCGCGACCGAGGCGCGCGGGGATCTCGGCTACACCCTGTGCCGCATCCAGTGGATGCTCGCCCAGAACAAGATCGACGACGCAGCCCGCGTGATGCTGGCCGCGGCGCCCGACACCATGGCGCAGCAGGACACCGATCAATGGTGGCGCGAGCGGCGCTCGCTGGCGCGCAAGCTGATGGACCAGGGCAAGTTCCTGACGGCCTATCAGGTCATCCGCCCGGCCGCGGCGCCGGACAACGAATACTATCGGGCCGACGTCCATTTCATGTGCGGCTGGATCGCGCTGCGCTACCTCGACGAACCCGCCACTGCGCGGGAGCATTTCGCCCATATCGACGAGGGTGCTGCCAATCCGATCGTGCTGGCGCGGGCGAATTACTGGCGCGGGCGCGCCGCCGAAGCGCTTGGCGACACGGATGCGATGAAGGCCGGCTATGAAACGGCCGCACGCTATCCGACCGCCTATTACGGGCAGCTTGCGCGCGCCAGGCTCGGGCGTGACCAAATCGAATTGCGAGCCCCCTCGCCCACGCTCGCCTCCGCCGACGGTGCCGCGCTGGTGGATGAACGGGTGCGCGCCGCGGAGATGCTTTACGAGATCGGCGAGCGCGACGTTGTGCTGTATTTCGTCGCCGACCTCGGCGAACAGAGCGCCGACGTGGCCGTGCTCGAAGCACTCGGCGAACTCACCGGCCGCCGCAACGACGCCCGCGCGATGCTGCAAGTCGGCAAGCCGGCGCTCGGCCGCGGGCTGGCGCTTGACCATTACGCGTTCCCGATCATCGGAATTCCGCAACATACCCAGATCGCCCCGGCCATCGAGCGTAGCGTCATCTATTCGGTGGCGCGTACCGAGAGCGCCTTCGACCAGCGCGACCGGTCGTCGGCCAATGCGGTCGGCCTGATGCAGATCACCCCGGAAGCAGGCCGCGACACCGCCAAACGTTTCAAGGTCAGCTACGACTGGGACCGGATGGTTTCCGATCCGGTCTACAACACGCAAATGGGCGCCGGCGAGCTCTCCGCACTGCTATCGGAATACAAGGGCAACCACATCATGACCTTTGCCGGCTACAACGCCGGCCGGGGCCGCGTCCGGGAGTGGCTCGCGGCGTTCGGCGATCCCAGGGATCCCAAGGTCGATCCGGTCGACTGGGTCGAGCGCATCCCGCTCTCCGAAACGCGCAACTATGTCCAGCGGGTGATGGAGAATTTGCCGGTCTACCGCGTACGCTTTGGCGGCGAAACCGCGGTGGCGGCGAAGAGCGAGCAGCGCGTGGTGACGCAGGAGACCAACGCGGCGCCGACAGCCCCACCGGATGCGCGGTGA
- a CDS encoding acyl-CoA dehydrogenase family protein — MNFDMSDRQKEWLERVQAFMKAHVRPAVPIYDKQDAEGPRWKVIPILEDLKKKAKAEGLWNMFMPPNSHEDDEFRGAGLTNLEYAMLSEEMGRISWASEVFNCSAPDTGNMEVFIRYGSKEQKRKWLRPLMDGEIRSAFLMTEPAVASSDATNIETRIEKDGDHYVINGRKWWSSGVGDPRCKIAILMGKTDPKAAKHQAQSQILVPLDTPGIKVEKMLPVFGYDDAPHGHAQVLLENVRVPKENILLGEGRGFEIAQGRLGPGRIHHCMRTIGKAEEALEKMVRRLSSRTAFGKKIIEHSIWEQRIGEARADIEMNRLLCLKAADMMDKVGNKTAQAEIAMIKVTAPNMALKIIDNAIQAYGGAGVSDEAGLAKDYAHIRTLRLADGPDEVHNRAIARLELRKYAN, encoded by the coding sequence ATGAACTTCGATATGTCAGACCGCCAGAAAGAATGGCTCGAGCGTGTGCAGGCGTTCATGAAGGCGCATGTCCGTCCCGCGGTGCCGATTTACGACAAGCAGGATGCGGAGGGACCGCGCTGGAAGGTGATCCCGATCCTCGAAGACCTGAAAAAGAAGGCGAAGGCCGAAGGCCTCTGGAACATGTTCATGCCGCCGAATTCGCATGAAGATGACGAATTCCGCGGCGCGGGATTGACCAACCTCGAATATGCGATGCTGTCGGAAGAGATGGGTCGTATTTCCTGGGCCTCGGAAGTCTTCAACTGTTCCGCACCCGATACCGGCAACATGGAGGTGTTCATCCGCTACGGCTCCAAGGAGCAGAAGAGGAAGTGGCTGCGTCCGCTGATGGACGGCGAAATCCGCTCCGCCTTCCTGATGACGGAACCTGCCGTGGCATCGTCTGATGCGACCAATATCGAAACCCGCATCGAGAAGGATGGCGACCATTACGTCATCAACGGCCGCAAATGGTGGTCGTCCGGTGTCGGCGATCCCCGCTGCAAGATCGCGATTCTGATGGGCAAGACCGATCCGAAGGCCGCCAAGCACCAGGCGCAGTCGCAGATCCTGGTGCCGCTCGATACCCCCGGCATCAAGGTGGAGAAGATGCTGCCGGTGTTCGGCTACGACGATGCGCCGCACGGCCATGCTCAGGTGCTGCTCGAGAACGTCCGGGTGCCGAAGGAGAATATCCTGCTCGGCGAGGGCCGTGGCTTCGAGATCGCACAGGGCCGTCTCGGCCCGGGCCGGATCCATCACTGCATGCGCACCATCGGCAAGGCCGAAGAGGCACTGGAGAAGATGGTGCGCCGGTTGTCGTCGCGTACCGCCTTCGGCAAGAAGATCATCGAGCATTCGATCTGGGAACAGCGCATCGGCGAAGCGCGCGCCGATATCGAGATGAATCGCCTCTTGTGCCTCAAGGCCGCCGACATGATGGACAAGGTCGGCAACAAGACCGCGCAGGCCGAGATCGCGATGATCAAGGTCACGGCCCCCAACATGGCGCTGAAGATCATCGACAACGCCATCCAGGCCTATGGCGGCGCCGGCGTTTCCGACGAGGCCGGCCTGGCCAAGGACTATGCCCATATCCGCACGCTGCGGTTGGCGGATGGTCCGGACGAGGTGCACAATCGCGCCATTGCCAGACTTGAACTTCGGAAGTATGCAAACTGA
- a CDS encoding cupin domain-containing protein, translating into MRTARALAIAVLMLGGASAFHVARAQPAGITRTDLQRHDLGIPGHEAFQVRVDFAPGAAFGRHTHPGEEIIYVLEGTLEYEIEGKPPATLKAGDVLFIPAGTIHAAKNVGSVKASELATYVLEKGKPALTLVK; encoded by the coding sequence ATGAGGACCGCGCGTGCTTTGGCGATCGCGGTGCTGATGTTGGGAGGGGCTTCGGCGTTCCACGTCGCGCGGGCCCAGCCGGCGGGCATCACGCGAACCGATCTGCAGCGGCATGATCTCGGCATTCCCGGCCACGAGGCGTTCCAGGTGCGCGTTGACTTTGCGCCGGGTGCAGCCTTCGGCCGCCACACCCATCCGGGCGAAGAGATCATCTACGTCCTCGAAGGCACGCTGGAATACGAGATCGAGGGCAAGCCGCCGGCCACGCTGAAAGCCGGCGACGTTCTCTTCATCCCCGCCGGAACGATCCATGCGGCCAAGAACGTCGGCAGCGTCAAGGCGAGCGAGCTTGCGACCTATGTCCTCGAGAAAGGCAAGCCCGCGCTGACCCTGGTGAAGTGA
- a CDS encoding IS110 family transposase yields the protein MMAQDDRIVVGIDVAKDKVDACIRSLSLRQVCPNTGQGHRKLVAWLRKYKATRAVMEASGGYERDWAKLLRQAGVEVRIVDPKRVRSFALSAGRLAKNDVIDAEMIAWFAEIFTEAPSQTHDAAREELLALVKARIGLGDLKTRLQSQNEHAAPGLVQKTHARVLKNLVSEIAKLEAAIAAKIKASPHLAERAEIIESVPGLAETTSANLIAGMPELGQVSNKIAGALLGAAPYDDDSGHRRGERHIKGGRRWVRNAIYMPCLGAATQNNPVLKAFYDRLIAKGKKPKVVLVACMRKLIVILNIMIARRQKWDPSRYALN from the coding sequence ATGATGGCACAAGATGATCGCATTGTCGTGGGCATCGATGTGGCAAAGGACAAGGTGGATGCGTGCATTCGCTCGCTGTCATTGCGTCAGGTCTGTCCGAACACGGGACAAGGCCACCGCAAGCTGGTGGCCTGGCTTCGCAAGTACAAGGCAACCAGGGCTGTGATGGAGGCGAGCGGCGGTTACGAGCGTGACTGGGCCAAGCTACTGCGCCAGGCCGGTGTCGAGGTGCGGATCGTCGACCCCAAACGCGTCCGCAGCTTCGCGCTATCGGCCGGCCGGCTGGCAAAGAACGATGTGATCGACGCGGAGATGATCGCCTGGTTCGCCGAGATATTTACCGAGGCGCCGAGCCAGACCCACGATGCCGCACGCGAGGAGTTGCTGGCGCTGGTGAAAGCGCGCATCGGTCTGGGTGATCTCAAGACGCGCTTGCAAAGCCAAAACGAGCATGCTGCACCAGGACTGGTTCAGAAAACGCATGCCCGCGTCTTGAAGAATCTGGTCAGTGAAATTGCCAAGCTCGAGGCGGCAATTGCGGCCAAGATCAAGGCCTCGCCACACCTTGCCGAGCGTGCCGAGATCATCGAGAGCGTGCCGGGCCTCGCCGAAACGACCTCCGCCAACCTCATTGCGGGGATGCCGGAGCTTGGGCAGGTGAGCAACAAGATCGCCGGTGCGTTATTAGGCGCCGCCCCGTACGACGACGATAGCGGCCATCGGCGCGGTGAGCGTCATATCAAGGGTGGCCGCCGCTGGGTCCGCAACGCCATCTACATGCCCTGCCTCGGCGCAGCCACGCAGAACAACCCGGTGCTCAAGGCCTTCTACGACCGCCTGATTGCCAAGGGAAAGAAGCCGAAAGTGGTGCTTGTCGCCTGCATGCGCAAGCTCATCGTCATCCTCAACATCATGATCGCACGACGGCAGAAATGGGATCCCAGCCGTTACGCACTGAACTGA
- a CDS encoding helix-turn-helix transcriptional regulator, translating into MIEAAPINAVMRALADPTRRALFERVVGAHEITVAELTKGSGVTQGAISQHLKSLKQAGLVAERPEGRNVYYRAAPEGLAPLFDWMSHYALFWNDRFANLRTLLKEIDP; encoded by the coding sequence ATGATCGAAGCCGCCCCCATTAATGCCGTCATGCGCGCACTTGCCGATCCGACCCGGCGGGCGCTGTTCGAGCGCGTCGTCGGCGCGCATGAAATCACGGTGGCGGAGCTGACAAAAGGCAGCGGGGTGACGCAGGGCGCCATCTCGCAGCACCTCAAATCGTTGAAGCAGGCCGGCCTCGTCGCCGAACGACCTGAGGGCCGAAACGTTTATTACCGTGCCGCGCCGGAGGGGCTCGCCCCGTTGTTCGACTGGATGAGCCACTACGCGCTGTTCTGGAACGACCGCTTCGCCAACCTGCGCACGCTTCTGAAGGAGATCGATCCATGA
- a CDS encoding cupin domain-containing protein: MTDAPSENSPSASSIPADDPGRVLTVADPDGAGVPHISVAGGTYTILVSGAQTAGRYCLVDMLVPAGGGPPPHRHDFEEMFSLLEGELEFTFRGKSHTVRAGSTVNVPANAPHAFKNVSGKAARMLCMCTPAGQDEFFLAVGFPVESRTSPPPKPTPEEIAEKGKLIAALLPKYRTEMVKM, translated from the coding sequence ATGACTGACGCTCCTTCTGAAAATTCCCCGTCTGCTTCCTCGATCCCCGCCGACGATCCGGGCCGCGTCCTAACGGTAGCCGATCCCGACGGGGCCGGTGTGCCGCATATCTCGGTAGCCGGCGGCACGTACACAATCCTAGTGTCTGGCGCGCAGACCGCGGGACGCTATTGCCTCGTCGACATGCTGGTGCCCGCGGGCGGTGGACCCCCGCCGCATCGTCACGACTTCGAGGAAATGTTTTCGCTGCTCGAAGGCGAACTCGAGTTCACTTTTCGCGGAAAGTCGCACACCGTACGAGCGGGATCGACCGTCAACGTTCCGGCCAACGCCCCGCACGCGTTCAAGAACGTGTCCGGCAAGGCGGCCCGCATGCTCTGCATGTGTACACCAGCGGGACAGGATGAATTCTTTCTGGCGGTCGGATTTCCCGTCGAAAGCCGTACATCACCACCGCCGAAGCCGACCCCGGAAGAGATCGCCGAGAAGGGAAAATTGATCGCGGCCCTGCTGCCGAAATATCGCACCGAGATGGTAAAGATGTGA
- a CDS encoding SRPBCC domain-containing protein produces MSDAALQSDTQESATQDIVVEANLPHAPEAIWKALTTGELIARWLQMQPTGFEAVKGKQFTYQTTAAGAWDGVIRCEVLEAVPHQRLVYSWKGGHESNIGYGSLLDTVVTWTLQRIERGTRLRMEHSGFVLPKNDSAYKNMSGGWKKVVPRVGEIAGEQG; encoded by the coding sequence ATGAGTGACGCCGCGTTACAGTCCGACACCCAGGAGTCCGCCACGCAAGACATCGTGGTCGAGGCCAACCTCCCGCACGCGCCGGAGGCGATCTGGAAGGCGCTGACGACAGGCGAGCTGATTGCCCGCTGGCTGCAGATGCAGCCGACCGGCTTTGAGGCAGTGAAGGGCAAGCAGTTCACCTATCAAACCACAGCGGCCGGGGCCTGGGATGGCGTCATCCGTTGCGAGGTGCTCGAAGCCGTTCCGCATCAACGCTTGGTCTATTCCTGGAAGGGCGGGCACGAGTCCAACATCGGTTACGGCTCGCTGCTCGACACCGTCGTGACCTGGACGCTGCAACGGATCGAACGCGGGACGCGGCTTCGCATGGAGCATTCCGGCTTCGTGCTGCCGAAGAACGACAGCGCCTACAAGAACATGAGCGGCGGCTGGAAGAAGGTCGTCCCGCGCGTCGGCGAGATCGCCGGCGAACAGGGCTGA